The nucleotide window GCGCGCACGTCCTGAAAACGAGGCACTGCGCACGAATCAGGGCGTGAAAATCGCAGATAACCAGAACACATTGCGCGCGGGCGCGCGCGGCCCCTCGTTGCTCGAAGATTTCATCATGCGTGAAAAAATCACGCACTTCGACCATGAGCGCATTCCGGAGCGCATCGTCCACGCCCGCGGTTCCGCGGCGCATGGCGTGTTTCAGGTCTACGAGCCGATGACCGAATTCACGAAGGCGGCTTTCCTGCAGGACCCGGCGGTGCAGACACCCGTTTATGTGCGCTTTTCGACGGTACAGGGACCACGTGGGTCCGCCGATACGGTGCGCGATGTGCGCGGCTTCGCGGTGAAGTTCTACACGAGCGAGGGCAACTACGATCTGGTCGGCAACAATATGCCGGTATTCTTTATTCAGGACGCGATCAAGTTTCCCGATTTCGTGCATGCAGTGAAGCCCGAGGCGCCGAATGAAATGCCGACCGGTGCCTCGGCGCACGATACGTTCTGGGATTTCGTCTCTCTCGTCCCCGAATCGACGCACATGGTGCTATGGACGATGTCGGACCGCGCGATTCCGCGTAGCCTGCGCACGATGGAAGGTTTTGGCGTTCACACGTTCCGCTTCGTCAACGCCGAGGGCAGGTCGCGCTTCGTGAAGTTTCATTGGCGTCCGGTGCTCGGGTCGTATTCGCTGTTGTGGGACGAGGCGCAGAAGATCGCCGGCAAGGATCCGGATTTCCACCGGCGCGACCTTTGGGAAGCCATCGAACGCGGCGATTTCCCCGAATTCGAACTCGGCGTGCAACTGATCGAAGAGAAAGACGAGCACACGCTCGGTTTCGATCTGCTCGATCCGACCAAGCTGATTCCCGAGGAGATCGTGCCGGTCAGGATCGTCGGCAAGATGACGTTGAATCGCAATCCGGACAATTTCTTCGCTGAGACCGAGCAGGTCGCATTTCACCCCGGGCATGTCGTGCCGGGTATCGACTTCTCGAACGATCCGCTATTGCAAGGGCGCTTGTTCTCGTACACCGACACGCAGATCAGCCGGCTCGGCGGCGCGAACTTCCACGAGCTTCCGATCAACCGGCCGCTGTCGCCGAACGTGAACAATCAGCGCGACGGCATGCACCGGCAAACAATCAATGTCGGCCAGGCATCGTACGAGCCGAATTCATTGAACGACGCATGGCCGAAGGAAACCGATCCGGCGTCGCGCGACGGCGGCTTCGAGAGTTATCCGGAGACCGTGGACGGGACGAAGATTCGCGTGCGCAGCGAGTCGTTTGCCGATCATTTTTCGCAAGCGGCGTTGTTTTATCAAAGCATGAGCGACGTCGAGAAAGAGCATATCGCCGCCGCTTATCAATTCGAACTCGGCAAGGTGACAAGGCCTGAGATTCGCGCGCGCGTCGTCAATGAAATCCTCGCCAATTACGATCTCGATCTTGCGAACAAGGTAGCCGAGGGGCTCGGGCTTCCTGCGCCTAAAAACGGTGCTAAAGCGGTGGGCCAGCAGCGGCCGTCGCCGGCGTTGAGCCTGCTCAATCGCGCCAAGCCCGGTATCAAGACGCGCAAGATCGCCCTGCTCGCGGCGCCGGGCGCCGACGAGACTTTGCTTCAGACCGTGCGGAAGAAGCTCGAAGACGAAGGCGCGGCGCCGCTGCTGATTGCGCCCACGCTTGCACCGGTTGCAGGCGCCAACCCCGATGCGACGATCGCGGGGATGCCGTCGATCATGTTCGACGCGGTGATCGTATGCGGCGGCGAGGCCAGTGCGAAGACGCTCGCGCAATCGGGCGATGCGCGGCACTTCGTACTCGAGGCGTTCAAGCATCTGAAGGCGATCGGGGCGCTTGGCGCGGGCCGCGATGTGTTGAAGGCCGCGCATCTGCCCGATCAGGCAGAGGGTGTCGCGACCGGCGGCGACGGCGATGTCGACGCGGTGTTGAAGAAGTTTATCGAAGCCGCCGGTCAACACCGCGTCTGGGCGCGGCGTGCGATGGCGGAGTCGGTGCCGGCCTAAAGCCGTTCGGCAATTCGGCCATGAGCGCGAGGCGCGCGGGGCTACGTCCCGCGCGCCACTTCAGCGGCCGCGCGGACGGCCCGGTCCGGCTACATGCGTGGCGGGCTGCTTGCTCGCTGGCGGCAGGTGGGCCGCGGTGGGTGGTCGTTCGACCGCACGCAGCCGCCAGTATCCGTCGACCGGACCGCGCCGTACGCCCGAAGACGTCCAGCGCGCGCCTCCTTGCGCGGATGCGACATTGCCGCGACGGTCCACCCGCATGCCGTACAGCGTGACGAACGGTTCGTCGCAGCCGTGTTCGCACAGCGTGAGCACGCCGTCGATGTCGCGCATTTCGCCCGCCGCGGGCAACTCGATGCCGCGGCGCGCGTCGAGTGCCCAGCCGCGGTTCTCCGTATCGAGCCACAACACCGCGTAGTCGTGGCCCGCCGTCGGGTCGGGCGTATTGATCAGAATCGACAGACGCATAAGGCCTCCGCATGAAATAAACCGGTGGTTCGGCGGCGACGTCCGTCCTGCTTGACACCGTTGCGTATATGTCGCGCCCGCGTGCTTTTTAAGCGCGATTTCAAGGCATTTTCAAATCAGAAGCGCCAGCAAAACTTAGGTCCTCGATTTCAAGGCTAGTTCCACGACCTCGCATGTCAAGCAAAGGACGCTCTAATGTGAGCGCGCAACAGCTGTGTACGCGGCGCGCAGCAAGCACTCTGCGACTGCGCGCGGCAATTGCGCGCAGCGCTCGGCAAATGGCGCCAGGTGCATTGCGCGGGACGAACTTCGGGTCGAACGTCGTTATTTACGGGTATCGGCACGCGTGCCTTTCGCAACGAGACCGAATCTGTCCGGTTCGCATGACCGGGCATGTCGAATGCTGTGTCTGCACATTCTCGACGCTGTGCGTAGTGCCCGCGCTTCGCACGCGACCATCGCTAAATAAAAGGACCTTATGATGAGCGTGCCACCATTCGGCAAGCAGATTGCAGCTGCGCAAGCCTGCGGCGAACCCGATCTCGTACGCAGGCAGATCGTCGCGGCGATCGTCGGTTCGTTCGCGCTATCGGCATGCGGCGGCGGGGGTGGCGCAGGCAGCGATTCCGGCTCGGGTACGGCGCCGCCAAACCAGGCGATCGGCCAGATTCCGCCGGACCGCGCGAACTTGCCGCGCCCGGCGCTGCCTGCGCCGGGTTCGTCGGGTATCGACCATATCGTGCTCGTGACGATGGAGAACCGCTCGTTCGATCATCTGCTCGGGTGGGTGCCGAATGCGGAAGGTTTGCCCGCGGGCCGGCAATTCACGGACGCGTTCGGCGAGGTGCATGCGCCGTTTGCATTGTCGGCCAACCCAGCCTACGGTTTTCAGGGCTGCTCGTTCGCGGACCCCGATCATGCGTATGATGCGGGCCGGGTCCACCTTGCCAACGGCGCGATGAACGGCTTCCTGCTCACGCCCGATACGAACCAGACGCGCGGCGACCTGCTGCCGATCGGCTTCTTCCAGCAGGCGGACCTCGATTTCTATCGGAACGCGGTGCCGCTCTATACGGTTTGCGACTACTACATGAGCGGCATTCTCGCGGACACGTTTCCGAATCGCGTGTATCTGCATAGTGGCGAAACGGACCGCCTCAGCGATACGCTCGATACGTCGCAGCTACCGACGATCTGGGACCGGCTCGACGCGAAGGGCATCACATCGGCCTACTATTTTCACGACGTGCCGTTCACCGCGCTATACGGCGCGCGTTATGTGGGCCGCTCGAAGCTCTTCAGCGATTTTCTGTCCGATGCGGCCGCCGGTTCCCTGCCGTCGTTCTGCATGGTCGACCCGAGTTTCGGCGGCGAAGCGCAGGGCATCTCGAACGACGACCATCCGCACGCGGACGTGCGCAATGGCCAGGTGCTGCTCGGGCAAATCTACGAGGCGTTGCGCTCGAGTCCGACGTGGAGTTCGACGCTCATGATCGTGGTCTACGACGAGTGGGGCGGGTTCATGGAGCACGTCGCGTCGCCGCTCAAGCCCGTATCCGCGGCGGAGCAGGCGCTCGGCAACGACGGACGCCTGGGCTTGCGTGTGCCGTGCATGCTGCTCGGTCCGCGCGTGAGCGCGAATCAGGTTGCGCGCTATCCGTTCGATCCGAGCTCGATTCATCAATTGCTCCAGTGGCGTTTCGGTCTTGACCCGCTCGGCGTGCGCGCGAGCGATCCGACCACGTTCAACCTTGCGTACGCGCTCGATCTGACCCATCCGCCGCGCACCGATGCGCCGCCAGTCGCCGTTGCGCAGGGGCCGTTCGGCGCGGCGTGTCCGCTCGTGCCCGCGGGTGGCAGCGGCATCGGCTCGATCGACAATGCGCAGCAGACCGGCGTGCCGGCGTCGGGTACGGCTGCATCCGGTACGGCGGCATCGGGTACGACGGCTTCGGGCGAACTCCAGCGGAGCGTGCCGGGCGGCCGCTTTTCCGATTTGCGTGCGAAGGCGACGGCGCTTGGCTTTCCGCAATAGCGCGCGCGGCGAGGAATCTTCGATGACGGGCTTGCACATAGCAGGGCCATATCTGCTATCGTCGCGGGCATGCCGCCAATCATATCGATATCCAATCTATCCAAGACCTACGCATCCGGCTTCCACGCGCTCAAAGGAATCAACCTGTCGATCGGGCGCGGGGAAATCTTCGCGTTGCTCGGGCCGAACGGTGCGGGCAAGACGACGCTGATCAGCATCGTCTGCGGGATCGTCAGGGCATCCGCCGGGTCCGTCGTCGTCGACGGGCATGATATCCAGCACGATTACCGCGCCGCGCGCGAGCTGATCGGCCTCGTGCCGCAGGAGCTCACGACCGATGCGTTCGAAACCGTGTGGGCCACCGTTTCGTTTAGCCGCGGCCTGTTCGGCAAGCCGAAAAACCCCGCATACATCGAAAAGGTGCTGCGCGACCTCTCGTTGTGGGAGAAGCGCGATAACCGCATCATGACGCTGTCGGGCGGCATGAAGCGCCGCGTGCTGATCGCGAAGGCGTTGTCGCACGAGCCGCGCGTGCTGTTCCTCGACGAGCCGACCGCGGGCGTCGACGTCGAGTTGCGGCGCGACATGTGGCGCCTCGTGCGTTCGCTGACCACGAGCGGTGTGACGGTGGTGCTGACCACGCACTACATCGAGGAAGCGGAGGAGATGGCCGATCGCATCGGCGTCATCAACGCTGGCGAAATCGTGATCGTGGAAGAGAAGCGGGAACTGATCCGCAAGCTCGGCAAGAAGCAGTTGCGATTGCATCTCGAAGCGCCGCTTGGCGTGGTCCCCGCGGCGCTGGCCGACTATGGGCTCGAAATCGCCAACGGCGGCGCCGAACTCGTCTATACCTACGACTCGGAGCGCGAGCGCGCTGGCATCGCCGCGCTGCTCAACGACCTGAACCATGCGGGCATCCGCTTCAAGGACCTGCAGACGTCGCAAAGCTCGCTCGAAGATATCTTCGTGAGCCTCGTGCGAGGGCAATCATCATGAACCTGCATGCGATCCGCGCGATTTACCGCTTCGAAATGGCGCGCACCGGGCGCACGCTGATGCAAAGCATCGTCGCACCCGTCATTTCCACCTCGCTTTACTTCGTCGTGTTCGGTGCGGCGATCGGCTCGCGTATTCGAGAAGTCGAGGGCGTCAGCTACGGCTCGTTCATCGTGCCGGGGCTCATCATGCTGTCGCTGTTGTCGCAGAGCATTTCGAATGCGTCGTTCGGCATCTATTTTCCGCGCTTCACGGGTACCATTTACGAGCTGCTTTCGGCACCCGTGTCGTATCTCGAGATCGTGATCAGCTATGTCGGTGCGGCCGCAACGAAGTCGATCATTCTCGGGCTCATCATTCTCGCGACGGCGGGACTGTTCGTACCGCTGCAGATTCAGCATCCGCTGTGGATGGTGCTGTTTCTCGTGCTGACTTCGGTCACGTTCAGTCTGCTCGGTTTCATCATAGGCATCTGGGCCGACAACTTCGAGAAGCTGCAGATCGTTCCGCTCCTCATCATCACGCCGCTGACTTTCCTCGGCGGCAGCTTCTATTCGGTCGCGATGCTGCCGCCGGGCTGGCGCATCGTGGCGCTGTTCAACCCGATCGTGTATCTGATCAGCGGCTTCCGGTGGAGCTTTTATGGGCTTGCCGACGTGAGCGTCGCGATCAGCCTCGGCATGACGGCCCTTTTTCTCGCGGTGTTTCTCGTGGTCATCGCGTGGATCTTTAAAACGGGCTATCGCCTCAAGTCGTAGTAGGATGGACATTCGTCGCGGGCCTGCTGCGCTGGTTGCAGGCCTGTCCGCCTTCGCCATGCTCCGTCGCGAGGTGCCTCCATGGCTCTCAAACCGTCACGACCGCTGCGTCTGTTCGCGGAACATCTTCGCGAACGGCGCGTCAGTCTGACCGAGCGATGGATGAGGGCCGTGTTCAACGATGCGGATCTGTCGGAGTCGGACCGCCTTACGTACGAACAGCTGGCCGATCACGTTCCTTCCATTCTCGAAGAACTCTGCAGCGCCTTCGAAGATCAGGATCTCGACCAGGTCGAGCCGTCGATCGAACAGGACGCGAAACTGCATGGCAGGCTGCGCTGGAAGCAGGGCTATCGCATCGACGAACTCGTGCGCGAACTCGATTTGCTGCGGCAGGTGTTGTTCGGTGCGATCTTCAACTACGCGGAACAGTATCCGGCGTTTTCGCGGCGTCACGAGGAACGCGCGCGGCATTTCATCGACGAGGCGATCAGTTTCGTGACGCTCACGTCGATCCGCGAGGTCATGACCGAGCGCGACCGCAAGATCGACGAATACACGGGCCGGCTCGAACGCGCGAATCATGAACTGCTGCTCAAGCAGAAGCTCGTCGGCGAATTGTATGAATCGCGGATGCAGCTCACGCGCAGCGTCGTGCACGATCTGCGCAACTTTCTCAATGTGTTTTCGATGGCGTTGCAGATGATTGCGCGCGCGCCGGCAAAGACCGATGCGGCGCTCGCGCTCGCTAACCGGCAGGTCGGCGACATGAAGACGCTCGTCGACGAACTCGTCGAATATTCGATCGTGCTCGGCGATACGAATCCATTCGCCACCGAGGCCATCGATCTGCGCGCGCTGTTCGACGAACTGGTGGCCTCGTGCGGCCCCACGGTGGAAGCGAAAGGCTTGCGCCTCGTGCAACGGTTCGATCGCGAACTGGGGACGATCGTGTCGAACCGGCTCAAGCTCAAGCAGATCGCACTCAATCTGTTGTCCAACGCGGCCAAGTACACGAAGGCGGGTGAGGTCGAACTCGATATGCACGCGTGCGGCGAGATGCAGTGGTGCCTGCGGGTGTCGGACACCGGCGTCGGGATCGGTGCGGCCGATCAGGAGCGCGTCTTCAAGGAATTCGAGCGCGCAACGCACGAGGATGTGCCGGGCGTCGGGCTCG belongs to Paraburkholderia sp. SOS3 and includes:
- a CDS encoding ABC transporter permease; its protein translation is MNLHAIRAIYRFEMARTGRTLMQSIVAPVISTSLYFVVFGAAIGSRIREVEGVSYGSFIVPGLIMLSLLSQSISNASFGIYFPRFTGTIYELLSAPVSYLEIVISYVGAAATKSIILGLIILATAGLFVPLQIQHPLWMVLFLVLTSVTFSLLGFIIGIWADNFEKLQIVPLLIITPLTFLGGSFYSVAMLPPGWRIVALFNPIVYLISGFRWSFYGLADVSVAISLGMTALFLAVFLVVIAWIFKTGYRLKS
- the katE gene encoding catalase HPII codes for the protein MASKPMASKPRNAQPGSSPADPKSQALEASRARPENEALRTNQGVKIADNQNTLRAGARGPSLLEDFIMREKITHFDHERIPERIVHARGSAAHGVFQVYEPMTEFTKAAFLQDPAVQTPVYVRFSTVQGPRGSADTVRDVRGFAVKFYTSEGNYDLVGNNMPVFFIQDAIKFPDFVHAVKPEAPNEMPTGASAHDTFWDFVSLVPESTHMVLWTMSDRAIPRSLRTMEGFGVHTFRFVNAEGRSRFVKFHWRPVLGSYSLLWDEAQKIAGKDPDFHRRDLWEAIERGDFPEFELGVQLIEEKDEHTLGFDLLDPTKLIPEEIVPVRIVGKMTLNRNPDNFFAETEQVAFHPGHVVPGIDFSNDPLLQGRLFSYTDTQISRLGGANFHELPINRPLSPNVNNQRDGMHRQTINVGQASYEPNSLNDAWPKETDPASRDGGFESYPETVDGTKIRVRSESFADHFSQAALFYQSMSDVEKEHIAAAYQFELGKVTRPEIRARVVNEILANYDLDLANKVAEGLGLPAPKNGAKAVGQQRPSPALSLLNRAKPGIKTRKIALLAAPGADETLLQTVRKKLEDEGAAPLLIAPTLAPVAGANPDATIAGMPSIMFDAVIVCGGEASAKTLAQSGDARHFVLEAFKHLKAIGALGAGRDVLKAAHLPDQAEGVATGGDGDVDAVLKKFIEAAGQHRVWARRAMAESVPA
- a CDS encoding ABC transporter ATP-binding protein; the protein is MPPIISISNLSKTYASGFHALKGINLSIGRGEIFALLGPNGAGKTTLISIVCGIVRASAGSVVVDGHDIQHDYRAARELIGLVPQELTTDAFETVWATVSFSRGLFGKPKNPAYIEKVLRDLSLWEKRDNRIMTLSGGMKRRVLIAKALSHEPRVLFLDEPTAGVDVELRRDMWRLVRSLTTSGVTVVLTTHYIEEAEEMADRIGVINAGEIVIVEEKRELIRKLGKKQLRLHLEAPLGVVPAALADYGLEIANGGAELVYTYDSERERAGIAALLNDLNHAGIRFKDLQTSQSSLEDIFVSLVRGQSS
- a CDS encoding DUF3564 family protein, whose translation is MRLSILINTPDPTAGHDYAVLWLDTENRGWALDARRGIELPAAGEMRDIDGVLTLCEHGCDEPFVTLYGMRVDRRGNVASAQGGARWTSSGVRRGPVDGYWRLRAVERPPTAAHLPPASKQPATHVAGPGRPRGR
- a CDS encoding sensor histidine kinase codes for the protein MALKPSRPLRLFAEHLRERRVSLTERWMRAVFNDADLSESDRLTYEQLADHVPSILEELCSAFEDQDLDQVEPSIEQDAKLHGRLRWKQGYRIDELVRELDLLRQVLFGAIFNYAEQYPAFSRRHEERARHFIDEAISFVTLTSIREVMTERDRKIDEYTGRLERANHELLLKQKLVGELYESRMQLTRSVVHDLRNFLNVFSMALQMIARAPAKTDAALALANRQVGDMKTLVDELVEYSIVLGDTNPFATEAIDLRALFDELVASCGPTVEAKGLRLVQRFDRELGTIVSNRLKLKQIALNLLSNAAKYTKAGEVELDMHACGEMQWCLRVSDTGVGIGAADQERVFKEFERATHEDVPGVGLGLAIVRELCRTLHGDLRFASHEGEGTTFEIIFPLRLDTDG
- a CDS encoding alkaline phosphatase family protein, with product MMSVPPFGKQIAAAQACGEPDLVRRQIVAAIVGSFALSACGGGGGAGSDSGSGTAPPNQAIGQIPPDRANLPRPALPAPGSSGIDHIVLVTMENRSFDHLLGWVPNAEGLPAGRQFTDAFGEVHAPFALSANPAYGFQGCSFADPDHAYDAGRVHLANGAMNGFLLTPDTNQTRGDLLPIGFFQQADLDFYRNAVPLYTVCDYYMSGILADTFPNRVYLHSGETDRLSDTLDTSQLPTIWDRLDAKGITSAYYFHDVPFTALYGARYVGRSKLFSDFLSDAAAGSLPSFCMVDPSFGGEAQGISNDDHPHADVRNGQVLLGQIYEALRSSPTWSSTLMIVVYDEWGGFMEHVASPLKPVSAAEQALGNDGRLGLRVPCMLLGPRVSANQVARYPFDPSSIHQLLQWRFGLDPLGVRASDPTTFNLAYALDLTHPPRTDAPPVAVAQGPFGAACPLVPAGGSGIGSIDNAQQTGVPASGTAASGTAASGTTASGELQRSVPGGRFSDLRAKATALGFPQ